A single region of the Arthrobacter sp. zg-Y20 genome encodes:
- a CDS encoding SDR family oxidoreductase, protein MTNGNKTDQYTFQNPVDRYPSIAPPVQDQSEPGLDKDMTPHVDHGEDTYRGTGRLEGRKALITGGDSGIGAAVAIAFAREGADVAISYLPEEEPDAAHIAEVVEATGRKLVKLPGDLKDPAYCSQLVEDAVSALGGLDILVNNAGKQIAVENLEDLSDEQLDHTFKTNIYSFFRVTKAALKHLPAGSSIINTTSIQAYQPSADLLDYASTKAAINNFTKGLGQQLAPKGIRVNAVAPGPFWTPLQPSDGQQKDALPTFGQDVPLGRAGQPTELAPAYVFLASPESSYVIGETLNVNGGTPAP, encoded by the coding sequence GTGACAAACGGCAACAAGACGGACCAGTACACCTTCCAGAACCCCGTGGACCGCTACCCGAGCATCGCTCCGCCCGTGCAGGACCAGTCGGAGCCCGGCCTGGACAAGGACATGACTCCGCATGTGGACCACGGCGAGGACACCTACCGCGGCACCGGGCGGCTCGAGGGCCGCAAGGCACTCATTACCGGCGGCGATTCCGGCATCGGCGCGGCCGTGGCCATCGCCTTCGCCCGTGAGGGTGCCGACGTCGCCATCTCCTACCTCCCCGAAGAGGAGCCCGACGCCGCGCACATCGCCGAGGTGGTGGAGGCAACCGGCCGCAAGCTCGTGAAGCTGCCCGGTGACCTGAAGGACCCCGCGTACTGCAGCCAGCTGGTGGAAGATGCGGTGTCTGCCCTGGGCGGGCTGGACATCCTGGTCAACAACGCCGGCAAGCAGATTGCCGTGGAGAACCTCGAGGATCTCTCCGACGAGCAGCTGGACCACACCTTCAAGACGAACATCTACTCGTTCTTCCGGGTGACCAAGGCAGCACTGAAGCACCTACCGGCCGGTTCCAGCATCATCAACACCACCTCGATCCAGGCCTACCAGCCCTCCGCTGACCTGCTGGATTACGCCAGCACCAAGGCCGCGATCAACAACTTCACCAAGGGCCTGGGCCAGCAGTTGGCACCCAAGGGCATCCGCGTGAACGCCGTGGCTCCGGGTCCGTTCTGGACCCCGCTGCAGCCTTCGGACGGACAGCAGAAGGACGCCCTGCCGACCTTCGGCCAGGACGTTCCGCTGGGCCGCGCGGGCCAGCCGACCGAACTGGCTCCGGCCTACGTCTTCCTGGCCTCCCCGGAATCCAGCTACGTGATCGGCGAGACGCTGAACGTCAACGGCGGCACCCCCGCGCCGTAA
- a CDS encoding cytochrome P450, giving the protein MIPKLPAPDSSLAFLREGYTFISSRCDRLGTDLFRTRIAGRPVYCMRGAEAAQIFYDGDRFSRKGALPPTVVHLLQDKGSVQTLDGAAHHHRKAMFTAMMAPESIARIGSIFEDVWCRRTAGWSGKPVVLHEESRWMLTAAACEWAGIPQPDAVVDRRAAEFGLMVDQAGSFGPANWWAQLRRRSTERWAQGIVSAIRSGSLEVSPTSAAGLVAGHRDPEGQLLPVDIAAVELLNVLRPIVAVARFITFAGTALVEHPQWRQQFAGGSDEDRADLEPFAQEVRRFYPFFPAIAGTVLKDFSWNGHDFRPGSWVMLDIYGTNHDSRLWPDPEAFRPERFRTWDDNPYRLVPQGAGQVSTAHRCPGEGLTLELVKTAVRLLAEGGYGVPAQDLSISLSQLPSIPRSGLLLTAAGPAGRGTV; this is encoded by the coding sequence TTGATTCCGAAACTGCCCGCACCGGACAGCTCCCTGGCCTTCCTGCGCGAGGGCTACACGTTCATTTCATCCCGCTGCGACCGCCTGGGCACCGACCTGTTCCGGACCCGGATTGCCGGCCGCCCCGTGTACTGCATGCGCGGTGCCGAAGCGGCGCAGATCTTTTACGACGGCGACCGGTTCAGCCGCAAGGGCGCCCTGCCGCCCACTGTGGTGCACCTGCTCCAGGACAAGGGCAGCGTCCAGACGCTCGACGGCGCCGCGCATCATCACCGCAAGGCTATGTTCACGGCCATGATGGCACCGGAGTCCATTGCCCGGATCGGCTCCATCTTTGAGGACGTGTGGTGCCGCCGCACCGCCGGCTGGTCCGGGAAACCCGTGGTGCTGCACGAGGAATCCCGCTGGATGCTTACCGCCGCCGCGTGCGAATGGGCCGGCATCCCGCAGCCCGACGCCGTGGTGGACCGGCGGGCCGCCGAGTTCGGCCTGATGGTGGACCAGGCCGGGTCCTTCGGCCCGGCCAACTGGTGGGCGCAGCTGCGCCGCCGCAGTACCGAGAGATGGGCGCAGGGAATCGTCAGCGCCATCCGCTCCGGTTCGCTGGAGGTGTCGCCGACGTCGGCCGCCGGCCTGGTAGCCGGGCACCGGGACCCGGAGGGGCAGCTGCTGCCGGTGGACATTGCTGCGGTGGAACTGCTCAACGTGCTGCGCCCGATTGTGGCCGTGGCCCGCTTCATCACCTTCGCCGGCACGGCGCTGGTGGAACACCCGCAGTGGCGGCAGCAGTTCGCCGGCGGCAGCGACGAGGACCGAGCCGACCTGGAGCCGTTTGCGCAGGAGGTCCGGCGCTTTTATCCGTTCTTCCCGGCCATCGCCGGCACTGTGCTGAAGGACTTTTCCTGGAACGGCCACGACTTCCGGCCAGGTTCCTGGGTGATGCTGGATATCTACGGCACCAACCACGATTCCCGGCTGTGGCCGGATCCGGAGGCTTTCCGCCCCGAACGGTTCCGCACCTGGGATGACAACCCCTACCGGCTGGTGCCGCAGGGTGCCGGGCAGGTGTCCACGGCCCACCGCTGCCCGGGGGAGGGGCTGACCCTGGAACTGGTGAAAACCGCCGTGCGGCTGTTGGCCGAAGGCGGGTACGGGGTTCCGGCGCAGGACCTGAGCATCTCGCTGTCCCAGCTGCCCTCAATCCCGCGGTCCGGGCTGCTGCTCACCGCGGCCGGGCCCGCCGGCAGGGGTACGGTCTAG
- a CDS encoding TIGR04086 family membrane protein, producing the protein MSTEPGNTSNASAAGRGAGDGGPMRDRSDRPTADDAARTAPEHRTEDTGTRVIRTDSVPAADPVEGTGRRTGSHTAQPADGYEETRVAPAASNEHPTAGHTADENTRTRAVPATEETATRAVPATDSRHAEDTRTRVAPVTASRDLPEETDHNRHTDRADRDVRDAHGTRHDDADRDGVVREAALPNREALLAREKERFGGMKFGSAFFGWLTATGMVVLLSALAAAIGAAIGLSAETNLGAALESAAANQSAGIIGAIIMLVVLLLSYYAGGYVAGRMARFNGLKQGLAVWLWALIAAAVVVILGLIYGSDIRSISQLNSVAPLPENLENVSAGTWLAVAASLVVTLIGAILGGLAGMRFHRRIDRADFRTEETVSR; encoded by the coding sequence ATGAGCACCGAACCAGGGAACACCTCTAACGCTTCCGCGGCCGGCCGCGGCGCCGGTGACGGCGGTCCGATGCGGGACCGCTCAGACCGGCCCACTGCCGATGACGCCGCCCGCACTGCCCCGGAACACCGCACCGAAGATACCGGCACCAGGGTGATCCGCACGGACTCCGTACCTGCAGCCGATCCGGTTGAGGGTACCGGCCGCCGTACGGGCAGCCACACGGCCCAGCCCGCGGACGGATATGAGGAAACGCGGGTTGCACCGGCCGCTTCGAATGAGCACCCGACCGCTGGCCACACCGCCGACGAGAACACCCGTACGCGCGCGGTCCCCGCCACCGAGGAAACCGCCACGCGCGCGGTCCCCGCGACGGACTCCCGCCACGCCGAAGACACCCGCACGCGGGTTGCCCCGGTAACGGCCAGCCGGGACCTCCCGGAGGAGACGGACCACAACCGGCACACCGACCGCGCAGACCGGGATGTACGCGACGCCCACGGCACCCGCCACGACGACGCCGACCGTGACGGCGTGGTCCGCGAAGCTGCCCTCCCCAACCGGGAAGCACTGCTGGCCCGGGAAAAGGAGCGCTTCGGCGGCATGAAGTTCGGCTCGGCCTTCTTCGGCTGGCTGACCGCCACCGGCATGGTGGTGCTGCTTTCGGCACTGGCCGCGGCTATCGGCGCCGCCATCGGCCTCTCCGCTGAAACGAATCTGGGTGCGGCACTGGAATCAGCCGCCGCCAACCAGTCCGCGGGCATCATCGGCGCCATCATCATGCTTGTGGTGCTGCTGCTCTCCTACTACGCCGGCGGCTATGTGGCCGGCCGGATGGCACGCTTCAACGGGCTCAAGCAGGGACTCGCCGTCTGGCTGTGGGCACTGATCGCCGCCGCCGTCGTCGTCATCCTCGGCCTGATCTACGGCAGCGACATCCGCAGCATTAGCCAGCTGAACTCCGTGGCCCCGCTGCCGGAGAACCTGGAGAACGTGAGCGCCGGCACCTGGCTTGCCGTGGCCGCGAGCCTGGTGGTCACCCTGATCGGCGCCATCCTGGGCGGCCTGGCCGGCATGCGGTTCCACCGCCGCATTGACCGCGCCGACTTCCGCACCGAAGAGACGGTTAGCCGCTAA
- a CDS encoding manganese catalase family protein: MFFHKQELQFKSTPDKPDAVYARKLQEVLGGQYGEITVAMQYGFQSWNSHIPGKYRDLLYGIAAEEMGHVEMLAIMIAQLLEKAPLGITNDAVQSDPTVAAVMGGMDVQHAIVAGAGARPVDSNGNPWTGGFVTASGNMLADFTSNANIEMQGRLAVARLYHMTDDHGIRDLLSFLLARDTMHQNQWTTAALELQAENMEQLPVPSNFPLSKEYREVSYQYLNFSDGQHASEGSWAKGPTPDGHGEFSYHDGPTTSAPMPPPTHPDVRFYGTTEVPNTVEKAAGSAQDKLKKE; this comes from the coding sequence ATGTTTTTCCATAAACAGGAACTCCAGTTCAAGTCCACCCCGGACAAGCCAGACGCCGTTTATGCCCGGAAGCTACAGGAGGTCCTGGGCGGCCAGTACGGTGAAATCACTGTGGCCATGCAGTACGGCTTCCAGTCGTGGAACTCCCATATACCGGGCAAATACCGGGATCTGCTCTACGGCATCGCCGCAGAGGAAATGGGCCACGTCGAAATGCTTGCCATCATGATTGCCCAGCTGCTGGAAAAGGCTCCGCTGGGAATTACCAATGACGCCGTCCAATCCGATCCGACGGTAGCGGCAGTGATGGGCGGCATGGACGTGCAGCACGCGATTGTTGCCGGTGCGGGTGCCCGCCCGGTGGACAGCAACGGCAACCCGTGGACGGGCGGTTTCGTCACGGCCAGCGGCAACATGCTGGCCGACTTCACCTCCAACGCCAACATCGAGATGCAGGGCCGCCTTGCCGTGGCCCGGCTCTATCACATGACCGATGACCACGGAATCCGGGACCTGCTGTCCTTCCTCCTGGCGCGGGACACCATGCATCAGAACCAGTGGACCACCGCGGCCCTGGAACTTCAGGCGGAGAACATGGAACAGCTTCCGGTCCCCAGCAATTTCCCGCTGAGCAAGGAATACCGGGAGGTGTCCTACCAGTACCTGAACTTCTCCGACGGCCAGCATGCGTCCGAGGGCTCCTGGGCGAAGGGCCCCACCCCCGACGGGCACGGTGAGTTCAGCTACCACGACGGACCCACGACATCGGCCCCCATGCCGCCGCCCACCCACCCCGATGTACGGTTCTACGGCACCACGGAGGTGCCCAACACCGTGGAGAAGGCAGCGGGCAGCGCGCAGGACAAGCTCAAGAAGGAGTAG
- a CDS encoding multidrug effflux MFS transporter, giving the protein MPALPGSARTTTAMTTGLLLVLALLSATGPFATDLYLPSFPQMADQLGASATGVQFTLTAFLIGMAAGQLVFGPFSDRYGRSRPLLLGSVLFVLASVVCAVAPNLPVLIAGRLFQGLFASAGVVIARAIVADLTSGPAAARTFSLLMTIGGVAPVLAPTVGGILAGSVGWRGVLWVLAGLAAAMLAGVAGVVRETRPAEKRSSGPILGGLASVLRRRRFVGYAVLFASTFGVLMGYISASPFIYQSLMGLSPAGYGVAFGINALGLVLAGFISARLARTVPPRRTVSIAVPVLLGASAVLLLLVLLDVPPLLLAVPIFLAASSVGFIMGNTTSLALAEAGFAAGSGSAVLGSGQFLFGAMVSPLTGIAGEDTALPLALVMCGSGLVALLALLATRAPSSAPDLSRNGNRA; this is encoded by the coding sequence CTGCCCTCCTTCCCGCAGATGGCGGACCAGCTGGGCGCTTCGGCCACAGGGGTGCAGTTCACCCTCACCGCGTTCCTGATCGGCATGGCCGCCGGGCAGCTGGTCTTTGGGCCGTTCTCGGACCGGTACGGCAGGTCCCGTCCGCTGCTTCTCGGCTCGGTGCTGTTTGTGCTCGCCTCAGTGGTCTGCGCCGTGGCCCCGAACCTGCCGGTGCTCATTGCCGGCCGGCTCTTCCAGGGCCTGTTTGCCTCCGCCGGCGTCGTGATTGCCCGTGCCATCGTGGCGGACCTGACCTCCGGGCCTGCCGCGGCCCGCACCTTCAGCCTGCTCATGACCATCGGCGGCGTTGCACCGGTGCTCGCCCCCACCGTTGGCGGCATCCTGGCCGGCAGCGTCGGCTGGCGCGGAGTGCTCTGGGTGCTGGCAGGCCTGGCCGCTGCCATGCTGGCCGGGGTGGCCGGCGTCGTGCGGGAAACCCGGCCGGCGGAAAAGCGCAGCAGCGGGCCGATCCTGGGCGGTCTGGCCTCGGTGCTGCGCCGCCGACGGTTTGTAGGTTACGCGGTGCTGTTCGCCTCCACCTTCGGCGTGCTGATGGGCTACATTTCCGCGTCCCCGTTCATTTACCAGTCCCTGATGGGCCTTTCTCCGGCCGGATACGGGGTGGCCTTCGGCATCAATGCCCTTGGCCTGGTGCTGGCCGGATTCATTTCCGCCCGGCTCGCCCGCACGGTGCCGCCGCGCCGTACTGTCAGCATCGCCGTTCCGGTCCTGCTGGGTGCCTCCGCCGTGCTGCTGCTCCTGGTGCTGCTCGATGTTCCGCCGCTGCTGCTGGCCGTGCCGATCTTCCTGGCCGCCTCTTCGGTGGGCTTCATCATGGGCAACACCACCAGCCTGGCCCTGGCCGAGGCGGGGTTTGCCGCTGGCAGCGGCTCGGCCGTGCTGGGCAGCGGACAGTTCCTGTTCGGTGCGATGGTCTCCCCGCTGACCGGGATTGCAGGCGAAGACACCGCCCTGCCGCTGGCCCTGGTCATGTGCGGCTCCGGGCTGGTGGCCCTGTTGGCGCTGCTGGCCACCCGCGCGCCGTCGTCGGCTCCCGACTTGAGCCGGAACGGGAACCGGGCATAG
- a CDS encoding peptidase S10 — translation MVSPEHPETPAPPASGISGDGASSASSASGTAAAGAKVDVSDDFAVRRHTLPSGREYTTTAGRLVFRKEEVKDGKSDGFRPKAEIFMVAYTADAPETGPNRRPVVFAFNGGPGSASVWLHMGLLGPRMVVSGDAGALAPPPFGLVDNPDTLLEHADLVMIDPVNTGFSRVVDGNDAGEFHGFEEDRDLVAEVIRLWTTRNNRWLSPKYLVGESYGTLRAVAVAGKLFDAYGLAVNGLGLVSTVLNMATLDFAPGRDTPYPLHLPTYAAVAHYHGRHPGRELADVVREAEEYASGDYVLALHKGSRLGAQEYDDVVRRLAEITTLSEGFIRRTNLRWDYSMFSAELLREENLAVGRIDGRFTAAPAHQQDWINWDDPSMTAINGPYSAAVNHYLRAELGYENDLPYEILTGRVRPWSYKSFEGVPVDVTGTLERLLVHIPALRVHVDYGYYDGATPHFAAEYVWAHLRMDDAARARFSHHYYEAGHMMYVKPECRVDQLRNLAEFVTAAE, via the coding sequence ATGGTCTCCCCGGAACATCCCGAAACCCCTGCCCCGCCGGCTTCCGGCATCTCCGGCGACGGCGCCTCCTCCGCCTCCTCCGCATCCGGCACCGCCGCGGCCGGCGCCAAGGTCGACGTGAGCGACGACTTCGCCGTCCGCCGCCACACGCTGCCCTCAGGCCGGGAATACACCACCACCGCCGGCCGGCTGGTGTTCCGCAAGGAAGAGGTCAAGGACGGCAAGTCGGACGGCTTTCGGCCCAAGGCGGAAATTTTCATGGTCGCCTACACTGCGGATGCTCCCGAGACCGGCCCCAACCGCCGTCCGGTGGTGTTCGCTTTCAACGGCGGGCCCGGGTCCGCCTCGGTCTGGCTGCACATGGGCCTGCTCGGTCCGCGGATGGTGGTTTCCGGCGACGCCGGTGCGCTGGCTCCGCCGCCGTTCGGCCTGGTCGACAACCCGGACACCCTGCTCGAGCACGCGGACCTCGTGATGATCGACCCGGTGAACACCGGCTTCTCCCGCGTAGTGGACGGCAACGACGCAGGCGAGTTCCACGGCTTCGAAGAGGACCGGGACCTGGTGGCGGAGGTGATCCGGCTATGGACCACCCGCAACAACCGCTGGCTGAGCCCCAAGTACCTTGTGGGCGAGTCCTACGGCACCCTGCGCGCCGTCGCTGTGGCGGGGAAGCTGTTTGATGCTTACGGTTTGGCGGTCAACGGCCTGGGCCTGGTCTCCACCGTGCTGAACATGGCGACCCTGGATTTCGCGCCGGGCCGGGACACGCCTTATCCGCTGCATCTGCCCACGTACGCCGCCGTTGCGCACTACCACGGCCGCCATCCCGGCCGGGAGCTGGCCGACGTCGTGCGGGAAGCCGAAGAGTACGCGTCCGGGGACTACGTGCTGGCCCTGCACAAGGGGTCCCGGCTGGGCGCGCAGGAGTACGACGACGTCGTCCGCCGGCTCGCGGAAATCACCACCCTGAGCGAGGGGTTCATCCGCCGCACCAACCTGCGCTGGGACTACTCCATGTTCTCGGCCGAGCTACTGCGGGAAGAGAACCTGGCGGTGGGCCGAATCGACGGGCGGTTCACCGCGGCGCCGGCGCACCAGCAGGACTGGATCAACTGGGACGATCCGAGCATGACGGCAATCAACGGTCCCTACTCGGCAGCGGTCAACCACTATCTGCGCGCCGAACTGGGTTACGAGAATGACCTGCCCTACGAAATCCTTACCGGCCGGGTCCGGCCTTGGAGCTACAAGAGTTTCGAGGGCGTCCCGGTGGATGTCACCGGCACCCTGGAACGGTTGCTGGTGCACATTCCGGCGCTTCGGGTGCATGTGGACTACGGCTATTACGACGGCGCGACCCCGCATTTCGCCGCGGAATACGTGTGGGCGCACCTGCGGATGGACGACGCCGCCCGGGCCCGGTTCAGCCACCACTACTACGAGGCCGGGCACATGATGTACGTGAAGCCCGAGTGCCGGGTGGATCAGCTGCGGAACCTGGCGGAATTCGTGACCGCGGCGGAGTAG
- a CDS encoding DUF456 domain-containing protein gives MDPDLLITLVAALVIAVGLTGIVVPVLPGSILIIIALLGWAYGVQSPAGWWTFGIGAVLLVAGMLASTFLTGRQLKERKIPTRSIVAGVVLGVVGMFTIPAVGLFVGFAVGLLLSEWLRQRDLRTAWSSSLATLKAMGIGILAELALALTAGGIWGAGVWVHFATR, from the coding sequence ATGGATCCCGACCTTCTGATAACCCTCGTCGCAGCCCTGGTGATCGCCGTGGGGCTGACCGGCATTGTGGTGCCCGTGCTTCCCGGCAGCATCCTGATCATCATTGCCCTGCTGGGCTGGGCCTACGGCGTGCAGAGCCCGGCTGGCTGGTGGACCTTCGGGATCGGCGCGGTGCTGCTGGTCGCCGGCATGCTCGCCAGCACGTTCCTCACCGGGAGGCAGCTGAAGGAACGGAAAATCCCCACCCGCTCCATCGTCGCCGGTGTGGTGCTGGGCGTCGTGGGTATGTTCACCATCCCGGCCGTCGGGCTGTTCGTGGGATTCGCCGTCGGCCTGCTGCTGAGCGAGTGGCTGCGCCAGCGGGACCTGCGCACCGCCTGGTCCTCCAGCCTGGCTACGCTGAAGGCCATGGGGATCGGCATCCTGGCCGAACTCGCGCTGGCGCTAACCGCCGGCGGTATCTGGGGTGCGGGCGTCTGGGTGCACTTCGCCACCCGCTAG
- a CDS encoding class I SAM-dependent methyltransferase has product MNEPGINRRLRAVEDLLTLMDGLFVQDAVRWTETAGGAWWNSFYSDRSRPVPFFADKPDENLAALVRNTLHAPIRVLDLGSGPGRNALFLAEQGCTVDAVDLSSTAVEWGKERARDRNLDVAFTCGDAFTLPPEAIPGPYGLVYDSGCLHHLPPHRRISYLQLLERTLAPGGYFGLACFASGQMGSELPDDQLYRDGQFEAGMAFSPADLRWIFEDFEEIAIRPMIPQGKDSPLFGEPFLLTALFRKPEA; this is encoded by the coding sequence ATGAATGAGCCCGGGATCAACCGCCGTCTCCGGGCAGTGGAGGACCTCCTCACCTTGATGGACGGCCTGTTTGTCCAGGACGCAGTGCGGTGGACCGAAACGGCCGGGGGAGCATGGTGGAACTCTTTTTACTCCGACCGGAGCCGTCCGGTCCCGTTCTTCGCGGACAAACCGGATGAAAACCTTGCCGCACTGGTCCGGAACACCCTGCATGCACCAATCCGAGTCTTGGATCTGGGCTCTGGACCGGGACGCAACGCCCTGTTCCTCGCGGAGCAGGGCTGCACTGTCGACGCCGTGGACCTCTCGTCCACCGCGGTCGAGTGGGGGAAGGAACGGGCCCGGGACCGGAATCTCGACGTCGCTTTCACCTGTGGCGACGCGTTTACGCTCCCGCCGGAGGCAATCCCCGGACCTTACGGACTGGTCTACGATTCCGGCTGCCTCCACCATCTTCCGCCGCACCGGCGGATCAGCTACCTGCAGCTGCTTGAGCGCACGCTAGCCCCGGGCGGCTACTTCGGCCTGGCCTGTTTCGCCAGCGGGCAGATGGGATCCGAGCTCCCCGATGACCAGCTGTACCGGGACGGACAGTTCGAGGCGGGCATGGCCTTCAGCCCGGCAGATCTCCGCTGGATTTTCGAGGACTTCGAAGAGATCGCGATTCGGCCCATGATTCCCCAGGGCAAAGACTCGCCCTTGTTTGGAGAACCGTTCCTACTCACCGCACTTTTCCGCAAGCCCGAGGCCTAG